In one window of Drosophila ananassae strain 14024-0371.13 chromosome XR, ASM1763931v2, whole genome shotgun sequence DNA:
- the LOC6505166 gene encoding uncharacterized protein LOC6505166 gives MSPAEHFSLFGGGGSFQLAASTGVGGAALAGGGSAGGGGGAGGGGGAGGGGGGAGGSSGSRDNLKDIHDKYTMAIAHFLDWQENDTLDMEQLKGPILKSTIKSVYWLFLIQYATLALLGVVLNVAIVVYIMYHRLYKDVTHAFIINLALCHFVQCALVLPVSLMVMLLQNWIFGQFLCFFLPMLQDIPLHVAMISHILIAWDRMRWLNDPLKGRLPGFVCCCATWLTGMVIALPYPIYTNYVELGDYLPQLAGIGVCVVNLMDDMQEYQRGLFLLMYCGPAILLSYLYIRTSQELRPPEGPFAVMMYEHRADLRMRQRNSSTSSVEPRHLSGGGVAGLSNGGGSTSRSYDLYSAELDVNREKRKQRNFGSMAATQVVCMCPLMILRFAKLSLEETYENSKHFDFTYLMFVWVAFLPTVIFPCIYASQILPRDEQERLRGYFRLSSKRKQKNQRRSDATGGTGGSSREDSIEKDDPSNTTGSVRHGSVGGGVGGGGGGGNGGSSNPENLQKHATKLRHERERAGGGDRYSGAPYRQGKERTRDRERDRDRDRDRDRDRDRDRDRERRGGRGPGDAGVVNNLGKDVRGKKHDVKINIISDGGTGHAHPHRKLGGSASGSASSNRSRQVQGPGGQGSSPGHRSSLKLTAECLSNVTASTYCNGNGSGNGTSVAIPDDSSTSNYGDGEESSVVSSMMVPPQRWPPGGVALLRHKDVSFSECSSSTFSSSTLERDLEIMDQLERERSMDIQEMLQRDREREREREREKGGRGRQLPDIEKLYAQRSPKGGGKGGVARGGSGEGGLALVLPGSDPLSSLSQSQSQSLATEYSLCSTLETSGGSVAPPSDEILPKASQIRQNIEEVDDEEVVPPDFYDSYTPGGSQNLPPVAAAAAAAAAAAAPPAYQYQYSRSRLSRKSCGSGSMSGSSSGHHHGHGYGQHGSGGVGIGVGHSGRNSKRDSFNSLNGTDLIAGAFCELDPTQPLNKMAVIEGRMRRSSPRNASFSSGSGVSGGRSSMKSSSRDYDYGHGSSSHSAHPELDFRENIFAEL, from the exons ATGTCGCCCGCCGAACACTTCTCCTTGTTTGGCGGCGGCGGATCCTTCCAGCTGGCGGCCAGCACGGGAGTTGGAGGAGCGGCCCTGGCCGGCGGAGGCAGtgccggaggaggaggtggcgccggcggaggaggtggcgcaggaggaggaggaggaggagctggtgGCTCCAGCGGTTCGCGGGACAACCTGAAGGACATCCACGACAAGTACACGATGGCGATCGCCCACTTCCTCGACTGGCAGGAGAACGACACCCTGGACATGGAGCAGCTGAAGGGGCCGATCCTCAAGTCGACCATCAAGTCGGTCTACTGGCTCTTCCTCATCCAGTACGCCACCCTGGCGCTCCTCGGCGTCGTCCTCAACGTGGCCATTGTGGTCTACATCATGTACCACCGGCTCTACAAGGATGTGACGCACGCCTTCATCATCAACCTGGCGCTGTGCCACTTCGTGCAGTGCGCCCTCGTCCTGCCGGTGTCCTTGATGGTGATGCTCCTCCAGAACTGGATATTCGGCCAGTTCCTGTGCTTCTTCCTTCCCATGCTGCAG GACATCCCGCTGCACGTGGCCATGATCTCGCACATCCTGATCGCCTGGGACAGGATGCGGTGGCTGAACGATCCGCTGAAAGGACGCCTGCCAGGATTCGTCTGCTGCTGCGCCACCTGGCTGACCGGAATGGTGATTGCCCTTCCATATCCCATTTACACCAATTACGTGGAACTCGGG GACTATCTGCCCCAACTGGCCGGCATCGGAGTGTGCGTTGTTAACTTGATGGACGACATGCAGGAGTACCAGCGCGGACTCTTCCTTCTCAT GTACTGTGGTCCCGCCATCCTGCTCTCCTACCTGTACATTCGCACCTCCCAGGAGCTGCGGCCCCCCGAAGGACCCTTCGCCGTGATGATGTACGAGCACCGAGCCGATCTCCGGATGCGACAGAG AAACTCTTCAACTTCCTCGGTGGAGCCGCGCCACCTCTCCGGGGGAGGAGTGGCCGGGCTGAGCAATGGCGGCGGGAGCACCTCCCGCTCCTACGACCTCTACAGCGCCGAACTGGACGTGAACCGGGAGAAGCGGAAGCAGAGGAACTTCGGGAGCATGGCCGCCACCCAGGTGGTCTGCATGTGTCCACTGATGATCCTGCGCTTTGCGAAGCTCTCCCTCGAGGAGACCTACGAGAACTCGAAGCACTTCGACTTCACCTACCTGATGTTCGTGTGGGTGGCCTTCCTGCCCACGGTGATCTTTCCGTGCATCTACGCCTCCCAGATACTGCCCAG GGACGAACAGGAGCGTCTGAGGGGCTACTTCCGGCTCTCCTCGAAGCGCAAGCAGAAGAACCAGCGCCGCAGCGACGCCACCGGAGGCACTGGAGGCAGCTCCCGCGAGGACTCCATCGAGAAGGACGATCCCTCGAATACCACAGGTAGTGTGCGGCATGGTagtgttggtggtggtgtaggaggaggtggtggtggtggtaatgGGGGGAGTAGCAACCCAGAGAATCTCCAGAAGCATGCCACGAAGCTGCGCCACGAGAGGGAGCGAGCCGGCGGAGGAGATCGCTACTCCGGAGCTCCCTATCGTCAGGGCAAGGAAAGGACTAGGGATAGGGAGAGAGACAGGGATAGGGATAGAGACAGGGATAGGGATAGAGATAGAGACAGGGATAGGGAGAGGCGAGGTGGGAGGGGGCCGGGGGATGCCGGAGTCGTCAACAATCTCGGCAAGGACGTGCGCGGCAAGAAGCACGACGTCAAGATCAACATCATATCCGACGGGGGCACTGGCCACGCCCACCCGCACCGCAAACTGGGCGGCAGTGCCAGCGGCAGCGCCAGCAGCAACCGTAGCCGCCAGGTCCAGGGTCCGGGAGGCCAGGGGTCAAGTCCGGGGCATCGCAGCTCCCTGAAACTGACCGCCGAGTGCCTCTCGAACGTCACGGCCTCCACCTACTGCAACGGGAATGGGAGCGGAAACGGAACCAGCGTCGCCATCCCGGACgacagcagcaccagcaactACGGGGACGGGGAGGAGAGCTCCGTGGTGAGCAGCATGATGGTGCCGCCGCAGCGGTGGCCTCCGGGCGGCGTCGCCCTCCTGCGCCACAAGGACGTCTCGTTCAGcgagtgcagcagcagcaccttCTCCTCCAGCACTTTGGAGCGCGACCTGGAGATCATGGACCAGCTGGAGCGGGAACGGAGCATGGACATCCAGGAGATGTTGCAGCGGGATCGGGAGAGGGAGCGGGAACGGGAACGGGAGAAGGGGGGTCGTGGGCGGCAGCTGCCGGACATCGAGAAGCTATACGCCCAGCGGTCGCCCAAGGGGGGCGGcaaagggggcgtggccaggGGCGGCAGCGGGGAGGGGGGCCTGGCCCTGGTCCTGCCCGGCAGCGATCCCCTCAGCAGCCtctcccagtcccagtcccagtccctgGCCACGGAGTACAGCCTCTGCTCCACTCTGGAGACTAGCGGAGGGTCAGTGGCGCCGCCGTCGGACGAGATCCTTCCGAAGGCGTCCCAGATCCGGCAGAACATCGAGGAGGTGGACGACGAGGAGGTCGTGCCGCCGGACTTCTACGACAGCTATACGCCGGGCGGATCCCAGAACCTGCCGCccgtcgccgccgccgccgccgccgccgccgccgctgccgctccGCCCGCCTACCAATACCAGTACAGTCGCAGTCGCTTGAGCCGCAAGAGCTGCGGCTCCGGTTCCATGTCCGGCTCCAGCTCCGGCCACCATCACGGTCACGGTTATGGGCAGCACGGCAGCGGGGGCGTTGGCATCGGCGTCGGCCACTCCGGCCGCAACTCGAAGCGGGACAGCTTCAACTCCCTCAACGGCACCGATCTCATAGCCGGGGCCTTCTGCGAACTGGATCCCACCCAGCCCCTCAACAAGATGGCCGTCATTGAGGGCCGGATGCGCCGGAGCAGTCCCCGGAACGCCAGCTTCAGCTCCGGCTCGGGGGTCTCCGGGGGCAGGAGCTCCATGAAGTCCTCCTCGCGGGACTACGACTACGGACACGGCTCTTCCAGCCACTCGGCTCATCCGGAGCTGGACTTCAGGGAGAATATATTCGCGGAGCTGTAA
- the LOC123257640 gene encoding histone-lysine N-methyltransferase SETD1A-like encodes MSEEEQPQCKGRVRRCAVLLPRNKLINIMPMMRGLNPREVPSGDYHVTVETVETPLCPFGEMLAEGGELPEAAGKEEEELLVAGDMELKSDPEVINLDSSSSSSSSSSSSSGSNSSSSSGSSSSSGTGSSSSSNSSSNTSSSSSSDSEKSSNRSGGEIFDSFEFMERPLSPETSLDMFPMSYSPPPQYWVDYESDTPPDSPPDSWIEDYAWMDFPNPQTAELRTMEPQKPEQEQELEQVQQKEEKTPKMPPQLPTNASNSPSEPVSPACSSCVWCPRNLCENALRRIRNPITFQGTVGDWRGVEAICMRLRDIEVPDRDGRLEAPVTFDELFEVLGLEDAADEEMPQLPQLPSPLLSLSPPAWLIGSDFDQMIAKSNVADENDEIFGNLSDSSPDPAEREEELDVGVETFDAACPKVLVEPDEEEEAEEAEEEEEEEEEYSSGDEEEDSAESNDENGSDTEWMMPVDVESDASET; translated from the exons ATGTCG gaggaggagcagcccCAGTGCAAGGGCCGAGTGCGAAGGTGCGCCGTCCTCCTGCCGCGCAACAAGCTGATCAACATCATGCCGATGATGCGGGGCCTGAACCCGCGGGAGGTGCCCTCGGGGGACTACCACGTGACGGTGGAGACCGTGGAGACGCCGCTGTGCCCGTTCGGTGAGATGCTGGCCGAGGGCGGGGAGCTGCCGGAGGCAGCAggcaaggaggaggaggagctctTGGTGGCCGGCGACATGGAGCTCAAAAGCGATCCGGAAGTCATCAACCTCGATTCgagttccagttccagttccagttctaGTTCCAGTTCTGGTTCCAACTCATCTTCGAGTTCCGGTTCGAGTTCGAGTTCGGGCACGGGTTCGAGTTCGAGTTCAAATTCCAGTTCGAATACGAGTTCGAGTTCGAGTTCCGATTCGGAGAAGAGTTCGAACAGAAGTGGCGGGGAAATTTTCGACTCGTTCGAGTTCATGGAGCGGCCCCTGAGCCCGGAGACCAGCCTGGACATGTTCCCGATGTCCTACTCGCCCCCGCCCCAGTACTGGGTGGACTACGAGTCCGACACGCCCCCCGACTCGCCGCCAGACTCCTGGATCGAGGACTACGCCTGGATGGACTTTCCGAATCCGCAGACTGCCGAGCTGAGGACCATGGAGCCCCAGAagccggagcaggagcaggagctggagcaaGTGCAGCAGAAGGAGGAGAAGACACCAAAGATGCCCCCACAGCTCCCCACGAACGCCTCCAACTCCCCCTCGGAGCCAGTGTCCCCCGCCTGCTCCTCCTGCGTCTGGTGTCCCCGGAATCTCTGCGAGAACGCCCTCCGACGCATCCGGAACCCCATCACCTTCCAGGGCACCGTCGGCGACTGGCGCGGCGTGGAGGCCATCTGCATGCGGCTGCGGGACATCGAGGTGCCGGACAGGGACGGCCGGCTGGAGGCGCCCGTGACCTTCGACGAGCTGTTCGAGGTGCTGGGCCTGGAGGACGCCGCCGACGAGGAGATGCCCCAGCTGCCGCAGCTGCCCAGCCCCCTGCTCTCGCTGAGCCCGCCGGCCTGGCTCATCGGCTCCGACTTCGACCAGATGATCGCCAAGTCCAATGTGGCGGACGAGAACGACGAGATCTTCGGGAACCTGAGCGACAGCTCCCCGGACCCTGCAGAGCGCGAGGAGGAGCTGGACGTCGGCGTGGAGACCTTCGATGCCGCATGCCCCAAGGTCCTTGTTGAGCCcgacgaagaggaggaggcggaggaggcggaggaggaagaggaggaggaggaggagtataGCAGCGGggatgaggaggaggactCTGCCGAGTCCAATGACGAGAatggctccgacaccgagtgGATGATGCCCGTGGACGTGGAGTCTGATGCCTCCGAGACCTAG